From a region of the Janthinobacterium sp. 61 genome:
- a CDS encoding Zn-dependent hydrolase, translating into MDELRINGERLWAALMELAQIGATVKGGVKRLALTDLDKQGRDLVVRWGTEAGMSITIDQIGNVFMRRDGTNNSLPPVMTGSHIDTQPTGGKFDGNYGVLAGLEVVRTLNDLQIKTLAPIEVAFWTNEEGSRFVPVMMGSGVFCGAFSLETAYAAKDTEGKTVGEELARIGYKGEQVPGDHPIGAYFETHIEQGPVLEDADKVIGVVPAVMGLSWYDCVVTGMEAHAGPTPMGLRKDALQVATSIMQEVVAIANRYPPYGRGTVGMVQVFPNSRNVIPGEVKFSIDLRNVNDELLNTMHGEITAFIDATRTGTGLDISLERVSYYPPCPFHPDCVGAVRNATAKLGYSVMDVVSGAGHDAIYAARLAPAGMIFVPCKDGISHNEIEDAKPEHLEAGCNVLLHAMLERAVAV; encoded by the coding sequence GCAGATCGGCGCGACAGTAAAGGGCGGCGTCAAGCGCCTGGCCCTGACTGACCTGGATAAACAGGGGCGCGACCTGGTGGTGCGCTGGGGCACGGAGGCGGGCATGAGCATTACCATCGACCAGATCGGCAATGTTTTCATGCGCCGCGACGGCACCAATAATAGCTTGCCGCCCGTGATGACGGGCAGCCATATCGACACGCAACCCACGGGCGGCAAGTTCGATGGCAATTACGGCGTGCTGGCCGGCCTGGAAGTGGTGCGCACCCTGAACGATTTACAGATCAAGACGCTGGCACCCATCGAGGTGGCGTTCTGGACCAACGAAGAAGGCTCGCGCTTCGTGCCCGTGATGATGGGCTCCGGCGTCTTTTGCGGCGCCTTCTCGCTGGAAACCGCCTACGCGGCGAAAGACACGGAAGGAAAAACGGTGGGCGAGGAGTTGGCGCGCATCGGATACAAGGGCGAGCAGGTGCCGGGCGACCATCCCATCGGCGCCTATTTTGAAACGCATATCGAGCAGGGTCCTGTGCTGGAAGACGCCGATAAAGTCATCGGCGTAGTGCCTGCCGTGATGGGGTTGTCGTGGTACGACTGCGTGGTGACGGGCATGGAAGCGCATGCGGGACCCACGCCCATGGGCCTGCGCAAGGATGCGCTGCAGGTGGCCACCAGCATCATGCAGGAAGTCGTCGCCATCGCCAACCGCTACCCGCCGTATGGGCGCGGCACGGTGGGCATGGTGCAGGTCTTCCCTAACAGCCGCAACGTGATTCCCGGCGAAGTCAAATTCAGCATCGACCTGCGCAATGTGAACGACGAACTGCTCAACACCATGCATGGCGAAATCACGGCTTTCATCGACGCTACGCGCACCGGTACGGGACTGGATATATCTCTTGAACGGGTTTCCTATTATCCGCCATGCCCGTTCCACCCCGACTGCGTGGGCGCCGTGCGCAATGCCACCGCAAAGCTCGGTTATTCCGTGATGGACGTGGTGTCGGGCGCCGGCCACGACGCCATCTATGCGGCCAGGCTGGCACCGGCCGGCATGATTTTCGTACCGTGCAAGGACGGCATCAGCCACAATGAAATCGAGGATGCCAAGCCCGAGCACCTGGAAGCTGGCTGCAATGTGCTGCTGCACGCAATGCTGGAGCGGGCCGTGGCCGTATAG
- a CDS encoding allantoate amidohydrolase — MTTLSDLNTSSQADFIAQLHGIYEHSPWIPQRAAAAMPFASLTALKMELQRVLAQASPDEQLGLIRAHPELAGKAAIAGQLTAESTREQAKSGLNLCSPEEFSTLQRLNSEYNAKFGFPFILAVKGPTGEGLTRQDIIATFARRLKNRPADELAESLRQIKRIAELRLNDLFDVRLDFGPAIMQQAETLAGWSDSDYNLTCAYLTPAHQKTAAQLADWMREAGMQVQIDAVGNVVGRYLSDAPGAKTLMTGSHYDTVRNGGKYDGRLGIVLPIAVVRHLHERGEKLPFHVEIVGFAEEEGVRFKSTFLGSTAITGKFDLSLLEQLDADGVSMREALAAAGHEAAAIGTIARDPANLLGYVEVHIEQGPVLLERDLPLGIVTAIAGSSRYLVNLGGVASHAGTTPMTMRKDAASAAAEIILLVEHRCSQGDALVGTVGQLQVPNGSVNVIAGACTLSLDIRAAVDTVRQAAVDDILDGIAAICARRQIDYQLELLLSARAAPCAPWLMAQLAQAVESVGIEPYTLLSGAGHDAMAMAAITDVAMLFTRCGNGGISHNPLETMTADDADIAARALLAFLRNFQPKP; from the coding sequence ATGACCACCCTTTCAGACCTGAACACCAGCAGCCAGGCCGACTTTATTGCGCAACTGCATGGCATCTACGAACATTCGCCCTGGATACCCCAGCGCGCGGCAGCGGCCATGCCGTTTGCCAGCCTGACGGCCCTGAAGATGGAGCTGCAGCGCGTGCTGGCCCAGGCCTCTCCCGATGAGCAGCTGGGGCTGATCCGCGCCCATCCCGAGCTGGCAGGCAAGGCCGCCATCGCGGGGCAACTGACGGCGGAGTCAACGCGCGAGCAAGCCAAGTCCGGCTTGAACCTGTGCAGTCCCGAGGAATTTTCCACCCTGCAGCGCCTCAACAGCGAATACAACGCCAAGTTCGGCTTTCCCTTCATCCTGGCCGTCAAGGGCCCGACGGGCGAAGGATTGACGCGCCAGGACATCATCGCCACGTTTGCGCGGCGCCTGAAAAACCGGCCTGCCGATGAACTGGCCGAATCGCTGCGGCAGATCAAGCGCATCGCCGAACTGCGCCTGAACGACCTGTTCGACGTGCGGCTGGACTTCGGCCCGGCCATCATGCAGCAGGCGGAAACGCTGGCCGGCTGGAGCGACAGCGATTACAACCTCACCTGCGCCTACCTGACGCCAGCGCACCAGAAGACGGCCGCGCAACTGGCCGACTGGATGCGGGAGGCGGGCATGCAGGTGCAGATCGACGCCGTCGGCAATGTCGTCGGGCGCTATCTGTCGGACGCGCCTGGCGCGAAAACCCTGATGACGGGATCGCATTACGACACTGTGCGCAACGGCGGCAAGTACGATGGCCGGCTGGGCATCGTACTGCCGATCGCCGTCGTGCGCCATCTGCATGAGCGGGGTGAAAAGCTGCCCTTCCACGTCGAGATCGTCGGCTTCGCCGAAGAGGAAGGCGTGCGCTTCAAGAGCACATTCCTGGGCAGCACGGCCATCACGGGCAAGTTCGACTTGTCTCTGCTGGAACAGCTTGACGCAGATGGCGTGAGCATGCGCGAGGCGCTGGCCGCCGCCGGCCATGAAGCGGCCGCCATCGGCACCATCGCACGCGATCCCGCCAATTTGCTCGGCTATGTGGAAGTGCATATTGAGCAGGGGCCCGTGCTGCTGGAGCGCGACCTGCCACTGGGGATCGTCACGGCAATTGCCGGCAGTTCGCGTTACCTGGTCAATCTTGGCGGCGTGGCCAGCCATGCGGGCACCACGCCCATGACCATGCGCAAGGATGCGGCCAGCGCAGCCGCCGAAATCATCCTGCTGGTCGAACACCGCTGCAGCCAGGGCGATGCGCTGGTGGGCACGGTGGGCCAGCTGCAGGTGCCCAACGGCTCCGTCAACGTGATCGCAGGCGCCTGCACCCTGTCGCTCGACATCCGCGCCGCCGTCGATACCGTGCGCCAGGCGGCCGTCGACGATATTCTCGACGGCATCGCCGCCATCTGCGCGCGGCGCCAGATTGACTACCAGCTGGAACTGCTGCTGTCGGCGCGTGCAGCGCCGTGTGCGCCGTGGCTGATGGCGCAGCTGGCGCAGGCCGTGGAATCGGTCGGCATCGAACCATACACGTTGCTGTCTGGCGCCGGCCACGACGCCATGGCCATGGCCGCCATCACCGACGTGGCCATGCTGTTTACCCGCTGCGGCAATGGCGGCATCAGCCACAATCCGCTGGAAACCATGACGGCGGACGACGCCGACATCGCGGCGCGGGCGCTGCTGGCGTTTTTGCGCAACTTCCAGCCCAAGCCCTGA
- a CDS encoding LysR family transcriptional regulator — MSSLPQHLDLHLIRILYLLLVEKNVSRVALKLNQPQPSISASLRKLRELTGDPLLVRGARGMVPTQHGESLLNPAKRILDQTESLFVKKTPFVAQEEARTFHIAAPDYLDSQFLPNVVALLRRGSPKSRVVLHSLGPGIDHIRQLSDGGLDLVIANWDEPPAHLHISKLFEDPIICAMHAENAYARRTASDAMTLDDYLSLPHVAPSQMMPGYHGVIDSFLERQNLQRNVVVESAYFGLIPYMLTQTDLVLTTGRQFMRFYEKTLPLKTYTVPLKFPPMRFYQLWHQRVHQAPEHKWLRDQVSAAAKALVQR, encoded by the coding sequence ATGTCCAGCCTGCCGCAACACCTCGACCTGCACTTGATCCGCATCCTCTACCTGCTGCTGGTGGAAAAGAATGTCTCGCGCGTGGCGCTGAAACTCAATCAGCCGCAGCCCTCGATCTCCGCCTCCTTGCGCAAGCTGCGCGAACTGACGGGCGACCCGCTGCTCGTGCGCGGCGCGCGCGGCATGGTGCCCACCCAGCATGGAGAAAGTCTGCTCAATCCGGCCAAGCGCATCCTCGACCAGACGGAGAGCCTGTTCGTCAAGAAGACGCCATTCGTGGCGCAGGAAGAGGCGCGCACCTTCCATATCGCCGCGCCCGACTACCTGGACAGCCAGTTCCTGCCCAACGTGGTGGCCCTGCTGCGCCGCGGCTCGCCGAAAAGCCGCGTGGTGCTGCATAGCCTGGGACCGGGCATCGACCATATCCGCCAACTCTCCGACGGTGGCCTGGACCTGGTCATCGCCAACTGGGACGAGCCGCCCGCCCACCTGCATATCTCGAAGCTGTTCGAAGACCCCATCATCTGCGCCATGCATGCGGAAAATGCCTATGCGCGGCGCACGGCCAGCGACGCCATGACCCTGGACGATTATCTGAGCCTGCCCCACGTGGCGCCGTCGCAGATGATGCCCGGCTACCACGGCGTGATCGATTCCTTCCTCGAACGGCAAAACCTGCAGCGCAACGTGGTGGTGGAATCGGCGTATTTCGGCCTGATCCCCTACATGCTGACGCAGACGGATCTGGTGCTCACCACGGGCCGGCAATTCATGCGCTTCTATGAAAAGACCCTGCCGCTGAAAACGTATACCGTGCCATTGAAATTCCCGCCCATGCGCTTTTACCAGCTGTGGCACCAGCGCGTGCACCAGGCACCCGAGCATAAATGGCTGCGCGACCAGGTCAGCGCGGCCGCCAAGGCGCTGGTGCAGCGATAG